In a genomic window of Phalacrocorax aristotelis chromosome 8, bGulAri2.1, whole genome shotgun sequence:
- the GABRA6 gene encoding gamma-aminobutyric acid receptor subunit alpha-6 has translation MALLIVWVCVAVSVEKALGAQGDGADPYSENITRILDKLLDGYDNRLRPGVGGAVTEVKTDIYVTSFGPVSDVEMEYTMDVFFRQTWTDERLKFSGPTEILRLNNLMVSKIWTPDTFFRNGKKSIAHNMTTPNKLFRIMQNGTILYTMRLTINADCPMRLVNFPMDGHACPLKFGSYAYPKSEIIYTWKKGPLHSVEVPQESSGLLQYDLIGQTVSSETIKSNTDEYVIMTVYFHLQRKMGYFMIQIYTPCIMTVILSQVSFWINKESVPARTVFGEYSLQLLYFHLQRKIGYYVIQTYIPCIMTVVLSQVVFWINKESVPARTVAGITTVLTMTTLSISARHSLPKVSYATAMDWFIAVCFAFVFSALIEFAAVNYFTNLQTQRAMRKAARAAALAAALSAATVPAEDEIVSHSDSSCNLKKRVNSVTSQADQSPEASITSNRASQCQPVCVPPVVPPPPIGGTSKIDQYARILFPVAFAGFNLVYWVVYLSKDTMEFFEPTAMHLRNDHQSN, from the exons ATGGCTCTGCTCATCGTCTGGGTCTGCGTCGCCGTGAG CGTAGAGAAGGCGCTGGGGGCCCAGGGCGACGGGGCGGACCCCTACTCGGAAAACATCACTCGCATCCTCGACAAGCTGTTGGACGGCTACGACAACAGGCTCCGACCGGGCGTTGGAG GCGCCGTGACAGAAGTCAAAACGGACATCTACGTGACCAGCTTTGGGCCGGTGTCCGACGTGGAGATG GAATACACAATGGATGTCTTCTTTCGGCAGACATGGACTGATGAGAGGTTGAAGTTTAGTGGGCCAACTGAAATTTTGCGATTGAACAATTTAATGGTCAGTAAAATTTGGACACCAGACACAttttttagaaatggaaaaaaatcaattgctCATAATATGACAACTCCAAACAAACTTTTCAGAATTATGCAGAATGGAACTATTCTTTACACAATGAG ACTAACCATTAATGCTGATTGTCCTATGCGGCTGGTGAACTTCCCTATGGATGGACATGCTTGTCCATTGAAGTTTGGAAGCT ATGCTTATccaaaaagtgaaataatttataCATGGAAAAAAGGACCCCTGCATTCAGTAGAAGTACCACAGGAGTCTTCCGGTCTCCTCCAGTATGACCTCATAGGACAAACTGTATCTAGTGAAACAATTAAATCGAATACAG ATGAATATGTAATCATGACAGTTTATTTCCACTTGCAAAGGAAGATGGGCTACTTCATGATACAGATATATACTCCATGCATTATGACAGTCATTCTTTCTCAGGTGTCTTTCTGGATTAACAAGGAGTCTGTTCCAGCCAGAACAGTTTTTG gCGAATATTCACTTCAGCTGCTTTATTTCcatcttcaaaggaaaataggCTACTATGTCATTCAGACATACATTCCATGCATCATGACTGTAGTCCTGTCTCAAGTAGTGTTTTGGATCAACAAAGAATCTGTTCCAGCAAGAACCGTGGCTG gaatCACTACGGTTCTAACAATGACCACTTTAAGCATCAGCGCACGCCATTCTTTGCCCAAGGTCTCCTATGCTACTGCCATGGATTGGTTCATAGCTGTGTGCTTTGCCTTTGTCTTCTCTGCACTTATTGAGTTTGCAGCTGTCAACTACTTTACCAATCTTCAGACTCAGAGAGCAATGAGGaaggcagccagggcagcagcactggcagcagcactATCAGCAGCAACTGTACCGGCAGAGGACGAGATTGTCTCG catTCTGACTCCAGCTGTAATCTGAAGAAGCGAGTAAACTCCGTAACATCTCAGGCAGATCAGTCTCCTGAAGCCAGCATAACATCAAATAGAGCATCCCAGTGTCAACCAGTGTGTGTTCCTCCAGTAGTCCCACCACCACCTATTGGAGGCACAAGTAAAATAGACCAGTATGCTAGGATCCTCTTCCCAGTGGCTTTTGCAGGATTCAACCTGGTATACTGGGTCGTTTATCTTTCAAAGGACACTATGGAA ttttttgAACCTACTGCAATGCATCTTCGAAATGACCATCAGTCCAACTGA